A single genomic interval of Demequina sp. NBRC 110054 harbors:
- the glmM gene encoding phosphoglucosamine mutase, with the protein MPRLFGTDGVRGLANRDLTAELAVDLAVAAAHVLAERGEFSGHRPRAVIGRDPRASGEFLSAAVAAGLASAGVDVLNVDVVPTPAVAFLTASTGADLGVVVSASHNAMPDNGIKFFARGGHKLDDAVEEAIEARLGEDWERPLGAAVGRLVRAQDLASEYVDHVVGAVRQFTGLETPLAGVRLVVDAAHGAASLVGPEALRAAGADVIVINAEPDGLNINDGVGSTHLGPLKAAVVEHGADMGVAFDGDADRCLAVDHTGEVVDGDRIMGLLAIAAKRLGVLYRDTLVATVMSNLGLHHAMREAGIEIVETAVGDRYVLEAMRENGYVLGGEQSGHIILSKFATTGDGVLTALMLGARVASDGPLREQCAAIATLPQVLINVAGVDRSRVHTDTALAEAVATAREELGDSGRVLLRPSGTEPLVRVMVEAATSEDARHHADTLASVVKERLAL; encoded by the coding sequence TCTTCGGCACGGACGGTGTCCGTGGACTTGCCAACCGCGACCTCACGGCGGAGTTGGCGGTGGACCTCGCGGTCGCCGCAGCCCACGTGCTGGCCGAGCGGGGCGAGTTCTCCGGACACCGTCCCCGTGCCGTCATCGGCCGCGACCCCCGCGCCTCAGGCGAGTTCCTGAGCGCGGCGGTCGCGGCCGGTCTTGCTTCCGCGGGGGTGGACGTCCTGAACGTGGACGTCGTGCCGACTCCCGCGGTCGCCTTCCTCACCGCGTCCACGGGGGCGGACCTGGGCGTCGTGGTGTCCGCCTCCCACAACGCCATGCCGGACAACGGCATCAAGTTCTTCGCGCGCGGAGGCCACAAGCTCGACGACGCCGTCGAGGAGGCCATCGAGGCGCGTCTGGGAGAGGACTGGGAGCGGCCCCTCGGTGCCGCCGTCGGCCGCCTCGTGCGCGCGCAGGATCTCGCGTCCGAGTACGTCGACCACGTGGTCGGCGCGGTGCGTCAGTTCACCGGGCTCGAGACCCCGCTTGCCGGGGTGAGGCTCGTCGTGGACGCCGCGCATGGCGCCGCGAGCCTCGTCGGTCCCGAGGCGCTGCGTGCCGCGGGAGCCGACGTGATCGTCATCAACGCCGAGCCGGACGGCCTCAACATCAACGACGGCGTCGGCTCGACCCACCTCGGTCCGCTGAAGGCCGCCGTCGTCGAGCACGGCGCCGACATGGGGGTCGCCTTCGACGGCGACGCCGATCGCTGCCTCGCGGTGGATCACACCGGCGAGGTCGTGGACGGCGACCGGATCATGGGCCTGCTGGCGATCGCCGCGAAGCGCCTGGGCGTCCTCTACCGCGACACCCTGGTCGCGACCGTCATGAGCAACCTCGGCCTGCACCACGCGATGCGCGAGGCGGGGATCGAGATCGTCGAGACCGCGGTGGGCGACCGCTACGTGCTCGAGGCGATGCGCGAGAACGGCTACGTCCTCGGCGGCGAGCAGTCGGGCCACATCATCCTCTCCAAGTTCGCGACCACAGGCGACGGGGTGCTCACCGCGCTCATGCTCGGGGCCCGTGTCGCCTCGGACGGGCCGTTGCGCGAGCAGTGCGCCGCGATCGCGACCCTGCCGCAGGTCCTCATCAACGTCGCCGGGGTCGACCGCAGCCGCGTCCACACCGACACCGCGCTCGCGGAGGCCGTCGCCACCGCACGCGAGGAGCTCGGGGACTCGGGACGCGTGCTGCTGCGCCCGTCCGGCACGGAGCCGCTCGTCCGCGTCATGGTCGAGGCCGCGACGTCCGAGGACGCGCGTCACCACGCCGACACGCTCGCGAGCGTCGTCAAGGAGCGGCTCGCGCTCTGA
- a CDS encoding bifunctional 2-polyprenyl-6-hydroxyphenol methylase/3-demethylubiquinol 3-O-methyltransferase UbiG, whose amino-acid sequence MGAPDQEPVDGVDVSWEAARAANLANWDDRVPLHVEAYGLDTYVDDPEHLSGVVRTDLPVLERHLSGGTLAGLDVCHLQCHIGTDTVSLARAGARVVGVDFSAPALEAAARLASVLGLDAEWVEGDVLEARVLVDEALGADRDFDVVYTSIGTIGWLDDLGAWARQIAALLRPGGVFYIRDGHPMLGTLDETRDELVGRYRYFSDGRALQWDEAATYVGEGTVSATRTYEWSHPLSEIVTVLLDAGLAIEAMHEGRTLPWRFAERMIELPDGDYAWPGAEADIVPCTFTIVARRPA is encoded by the coding sequence ATGGGAGCCCCGGACCAGGAGCCTGTTGACGGCGTCGACGTCTCCTGGGAGGCGGCGCGGGCAGCGAATCTCGCCAACTGGGACGACCGTGTGCCCCTGCACGTCGAGGCCTATGGACTGGACACGTACGTGGACGACCCGGAGCACCTCTCCGGTGTGGTCCGCACGGACCTGCCAGTGCTGGAGCGCCACCTCTCCGGAGGTACCCTCGCGGGACTGGACGTGTGCCACCTGCAGTGCCACATCGGGACGGACACGGTGTCACTCGCGCGCGCAGGGGCGCGCGTCGTGGGCGTCGACTTCTCGGCGCCCGCGCTCGAGGCCGCGGCGCGGCTGGCAAGCGTGCTGGGGCTCGACGCCGAGTGGGTCGAAGGGGATGTCCTCGAGGCCAGGGTGCTCGTCGACGAGGCGCTCGGCGCCGACCGCGACTTCGACGTCGTCTACACGAGCATCGGCACGATCGGGTGGCTCGACGACCTCGGCGCGTGGGCGAGGCAGATCGCCGCGCTGCTGCGTCCGGGCGGGGTGTTCTACATCCGCGACGGGCACCCGATGCTGGGCACCCTCGACGAGACCCGCGACGAGCTCGTGGGCCGCTATCGCTACTTCTCCGACGGTCGTGCACTCCAGTGGGACGAGGCCGCGACCTATGTGGGAGAGGGCACGGTGAGCGCGACGCGGACCTACGAGTGGTCGCATCCGCTCTCGGAGATCGTCACGGTGCTGCTCGACGCGGGGTTGGCGATCGAGGCGATGCATGAGGGGCGCACGCTGCCGTGGCGCTTCGCGGAGCGCATGATCGAGCTGCCCGACGGTGACTACGCATGGCCCGGCGCCGAGGCGGACATCGTGCCGTGCACCTTCACGATCGTGGCGCGTCGCCCGGCCTGA
- a CDS encoding holo-ACP synthase, producing MAVVGLGIDVVAIERFEDALERSPGFLERVFTPAERTLGQHSLAARWAAKEALAKALGAPGGLSWQDCEVSREDGAAPRFTLTGTVAARVAELGIATLHLSLTHDAGIASAVVVAES from the coding sequence GTGGCGGTGGTGGGGCTCGGCATCGATGTTGTGGCGATCGAGCGGTTCGAGGACGCCCTCGAACGCTCGCCCGGGTTCCTCGAACGCGTCTTCACCCCGGCCGAGCGCACGCTCGGACAGCATTCGCTCGCGGCCAGGTGGGCCGCGAAGGAGGCGCTCGCGAAGGCGCTCGGCGCCCCGGGCGGGCTGTCGTGGCAGGACTGCGAGGTCTCGCGTGAGGACGGTGCCGCGCCGCGCTTCACGCTCACGGGCACGGTCGCCGCGAGGGTCGCAGAGCTCGGCATCGCGACCCTCCACCTGTCCCTGACGCACGACGCCGGCATCGCGTCGGCCGTCGTCGTCGCCGAGAGTTGA
- a CDS encoding DedA family protein — MNDTLDWILHTSDRLNEWILLFAESLWIYPLTFLMSLIDAIFPVVPSESIIIATSTASAQTGTPILILIFLAGAIGAWCGDQIAYLVGARFDPRNWGMLTRDKPRRALDWAEHQLERRGTTFIIAARFIPMGRVAVNLMAGALRYPHRRFMGVDAVAVTIWAGWGILLGTVAGSIFPEDNLFFSIVAGVVAGVVLGFFVDKILALLGFTKPELPDLAADIEERLVTGQIEVRPTIRERRAERHGTHPHDEAED; from the coding sequence GTGAACGACACCCTCGACTGGATCCTGCACACGAGCGACCGGCTCAACGAGTGGATCCTGCTCTTCGCGGAGTCGCTGTGGATCTATCCGCTGACGTTCCTGATGTCGCTGATCGATGCGATCTTCCCCGTCGTCCCGTCGGAGTCGATCATCATCGCGACGTCGACTGCGTCCGCGCAGACCGGGACCCCGATCCTCATCCTCATCTTCCTCGCGGGCGCGATCGGTGCCTGGTGCGGGGATCAGATCGCGTACCTCGTCGGCGCGCGCTTCGACCCCCGCAACTGGGGGATGCTCACCCGCGACAAGCCCCGACGGGCGTTGGACTGGGCGGAGCATCAGCTCGAGCGTCGCGGCACGACCTTCATCATCGCCGCGAGGTTCATCCCGATGGGGCGCGTCGCCGTGAACCTCATGGCGGGCGCGCTGCGCTACCCGCACCGCCGCTTCATGGGAGTCGACGCCGTCGCCGTCACGATCTGGGCGGGGTGGGGCATCCTCCTGGGCACTGTCGCGGGCTCGATCTTCCCCGAGGACAACCTCTTCTTCTCGATCGTCGCGGGCGTCGTCGCGGGCGTCGTCCTCGGCTTCTTCGTGGACAAGATCCTCGCGCTGCTCGGCTTCACCAAGCCTGAGCTGCCCGACCTCGCGGCTGACATCGAGGAGCGCCTCGTGACCGGCCAGATCGAGGTGCGTCCGACGATCCGCGAGCGCCGCGCGGAGAGGCACGGCACGCACCCTCACGACGAAGCAGAGGACTGA
- the coaA gene encoding type I pantothenate kinase — translation MRPRMGQNGAVASTETSSSTPFVTLTRDEWAALADSTPLPLTEEDVRRVRGVADPISLEEVDTVYRPLSRLLDLYSQSTGGLHRATSEFLGERASRTPFVIGVAGSVAVGKSTTARVLRELMARWPASPRVELVTTDGFLLPNAELEKRGLMARKGFPESYDRRALRRFVADVKSGLPEVTAPVYSHVTYDIVPDERVVVRQPDVLIVEGLNVLAPPVLREPGAPAFALSDYFDASIYVDARPSDVRRWYIDRFLTLRSTAFSRPDSYFHTYAGLSDDEAVERAGYIWDTINAPNLVHNIAPTRARATIILRKGADHSIESVRLRKL, via the coding sequence ATGCGGCCCCGTATGGGCCAGAATGGTGCCGTGGCCAGCACAGAGACGTCCTCGAGCACCCCGTTCGTCACGCTCACCCGTGACGAGTGGGCGGCCCTCGCCGACTCCACACCGCTGCCCCTCACCGAGGAGGACGTGCGACGCGTGCGAGGTGTCGCCGACCCGATCTCGCTCGAGGAGGTCGACACTGTCTACCGGCCGCTGTCGCGCCTCCTTGACCTGTACTCGCAGTCGACGGGCGGCCTGCACCGCGCCACGAGCGAGTTCCTCGGCGAGCGTGCGAGCCGGACACCCTTCGTCATCGGCGTCGCGGGATCCGTCGCGGTCGGCAAGTCCACGACCGCGCGCGTGCTGCGCGAGCTCATGGCGCGCTGGCCCGCCTCGCCGCGCGTCGAGCTCGTCACCACCGATGGCTTCCTGCTGCCCAACGCCGAGCTCGAGAAGCGCGGGCTCATGGCACGCAAGGGCTTCCCCGAGTCGTATGACAGGCGCGCGCTGCGCCGCTTCGTCGCCGACGTGAAGTCGGGCCTGCCCGAGGTGACGGCTCCCGTGTACTCCCACGTGACGTACGACATCGTCCCCGACGAGCGCGTCGTCGTCCGCCAGCCGGACGTGCTGATCGTCGAGGGCCTCAACGTGCTCGCGCCGCCCGTGCTGCGGGAGCCGGGGGCTCCGGCCTTCGCGCTGTCCGACTACTTCGATGCCTCGATCTACGTCGATGCCCGTCCGTCGGACGTGCGCCGGTGGTACATCGACCGCTTCCTCACGCTGCGCAGCACCGCGTTCTCACGCCCCGACTCGTACTTCCACACGTACGCGGGACTGAGCGACGACGAGGCCGTCGAGCGCGCGGGATACATCTGGGACACGATCAACGCCCCCAACCTGGTGCACAACATCGCACCGACCCGCGCACGCGCCACGATCATCCTGCGCAAGGGCGCGGACCACAGCATCGAGTCGGTCCGGCTGCGGAAGCTGTAG
- the glmS gene encoding glutamine--fructose-6-phosphate transaminase (isomerizing) yields MCGIVGYVGSGAPSARPEGVVMAGLARLEYRGYDSAGIAVVTEDPSHVDMAKKAGKLVNLGKWIAEHPLRPGTAAIGHTRWATHGAPTDANAHPHIAADGRIAIIHNGIIENYGPLRAELRTEGVRFLSDTDTEVVGHLLAKEVLDGHSLVEAMRLVAARLEGAFTLLAVDSTEPHVVVGARRNSPLVIGLGEGENFLGSDVVAFIEHTRTALELGQDEVVEITPEGVEVTDYAGNPVEREPYRVEWDSEAAQKGGFSTFMDKEIHDQPTAVADTLRGRIDEHGKLRLDEGLIADAVLNSVDKIIVVACGTASYAGLVARYAIEHWTRIPVEVELAHEFRYRDPVVSVRTLVVAISQSGETMDTIMAVRHAQHQGAPVVAIVNAQGSTIAREADAVLYTRAGPEIAVASTKAFLSQITAAFLLGIYLSELRGNKYPDEIETLLDQLDQLPAKIQRVLDTVEPVRELARALANESSVLFLGRHVGFPVALEGALKLKELAYIHAEGFAAGELKHGPIALIDEGQPVIIILPSPRGRETLHAKVISNIQEVRARGARTFVIAEEGDTEAAEHAENVFYVPSAPVLMTPLLTVVPLQVFAHELASAKGYDVDQPRNLAKSVTVE; encoded by the coding sequence ATGTGCGGAATCGTGGGCTATGTCGGATCCGGTGCGCCCAGCGCGCGGCCCGAGGGGGTCGTGATGGCTGGCCTGGCTCGGCTCGAGTACCGGGGCTACGACTCCGCGGGCATTGCCGTCGTGACCGAGGATCCGAGCCATGTGGACATGGCGAAGAAGGCCGGCAAGCTCGTGAATCTCGGCAAGTGGATCGCGGAGCACCCGCTGCGCCCGGGAACCGCGGCGATCGGGCACACCCGGTGGGCGACCCACGGCGCGCCCACCGACGCGAACGCGCATCCGCACATCGCTGCGGACGGGCGCATCGCGATCATCCACAACGGCATCATCGAGAACTACGGACCCCTGCGCGCCGAGCTGCGCACCGAGGGCGTGCGCTTCCTGTCGGACACCGACACCGAGGTGGTCGGCCACCTGCTCGCCAAGGAGGTGCTCGACGGGCACAGCCTCGTCGAGGCGATGCGGCTCGTCGCGGCCCGGCTCGAGGGCGCCTTCACGCTGCTCGCGGTGGACTCGACCGAGCCGCACGTCGTCGTGGGTGCCCGCCGCAACTCGCCGCTCGTGATCGGCCTGGGCGAGGGCGAGAACTTCCTGGGCTCCGACGTGGTCGCGTTCATCGAGCACACGCGCACCGCGCTCGAGCTCGGCCAGGACGAGGTCGTCGAGATCACTCCCGAGGGGGTCGAGGTCACCGACTACGCGGGCAACCCGGTCGAGCGCGAGCCCTATCGCGTCGAGTGGGACTCCGAGGCCGCCCAGAAGGGCGGGTTCTCGACCTTCATGGACAAGGAGATCCACGACCAGCCGACCGCGGTCGCCGACACCCTGCGCGGCCGCATCGACGAGCACGGCAAGCTCCGTCTCGACGAGGGACTCATCGCGGATGCGGTGCTCAACTCGGTGGACAAGATCATCGTGGTGGCCTGCGGCACGGCGTCCTACGCGGGCCTCGTGGCGCGCTACGCGATCGAGCACTGGACCAGGATCCCGGTGGAGGTCGAGCTCGCTCACGAGTTCCGCTACCGCGATCCGGTCGTGAGCGTCCGCACGCTCGTCGTCGCGATCAGCCAGTCCGGCGAGACGATGGACACGATCATGGCCGTGCGCCACGCGCAGCACCAGGGCGCGCCCGTGGTCGCGATCGTCAACGCCCAGGGCTCGACGATCGCGCGCGAGGCGGACGCGGTGCTCTACACGCGCGCCGGCCCCGAGATCGCGGTCGCCTCGACCAAGGCGTTCCTGTCGCAGATCACCGCGGCCTTCCTGCTCGGCATCTACCTGTCCGAGCTGCGCGGCAACAAGTACCCGGATGAGATCGAGACGCTGCTCGACCAGCTCGACCAGCTGCCGGCGAAGATCCAGCGCGTGCTCGACACCGTCGAGCCCGTGCGCGAGCTCGCGCGGGCGCTCGCGAACGAGAGCAGCGTGCTGTTCCTGGGCCGCCACGTCGGCTTCCCGGTCGCGCTCGAGGGCGCGCTCAAGCTCAAGGAGCTCGCGTACATCCACGCCGAGGGCTTCGCCGCGGGAGAGCTCAAGCACGGCCCGATCGCACTGATCGACGAGGGCCAGCCGGTCATCATCATCCTGCCCAGCCCGCGCGGCCGCGAGACGCTGCACGCGAAGGTGATCTCCAACATCCAGGAGGTCCGCGCGCGCGGCGCCCGCACCTTCGTGATCGCGGAGGAGGGCGACACGGAGGCGGCCGAGCACGCCGAGAACGTGTTCTACGTGCCGTCCGCGCCGGTGCTCATGACGCCTCTGCTGACCGTCGTGCCGCTCCAGGTCTTCGCGCACGAGCTCGCCTCGGCCAAGGGCTACGACGTGGACCAGCCACGCAACCTCGCCAAGTCCGTCACGGTGGAGTGA